The Pyrodictium delaneyi genome contains a region encoding:
- the glyS gene encoding glycine--tRNA ligase produces the protein MGSRSIASEDRYEQVMELAKRRGFFWPSYEIYGGVAGFYDLGPLGARLKDKIIALWRHYFIRRHSHIVVEIETPVIAPARVFEASGHLEHFTDPIVECLNCRRKFRADHLIEERLDIKAEGLSLEEMTRIIREHNIRCPVCGGPLGEVRSFNLLFKTTIGPYSENVGYLRPETAQGMFVAFKRVHEVTRQRLPLGIAQIGRVARNEISPRQGMIRLREFTIAEMEFFFDPEDPWHGGILEELLDRVSHRKLRILRTDAKAKGIDKPEEYGVREAIEEGIIVTPWLAYWMAVARDFIMELGVPYENMYFEEKAPEERAHYAAQTFDQLVKVSRLGWVEVSGHAYRTDYDLSRHMKYSGQDLRVFKQFKEPKVVKKRVVIIDRAWAGRTFRQRAREILEAAQNLDPDEVEKILRDKGFIEVAGVKIPAEHVKIIEKVEKVTGKRFIPHVAEPSFGVERLLFVTLDYAYSEKDGRVVLRIPRRIAPIEAAVFPIVRDEKLVEIARSIWWRILENGMYAIYDDDGSIGRRYARVDEIGVPAAITVDYQTLEDNTVTLRDRDTWKQVRIPVDSVVDALRRFIEGADITELGKPIE, from the coding sequence ATGGGCTCACGTTCTATAGCTAGCGAGGACCGATATGAGCAGGTAATGGAGCTTGCCAAGAGGAGGGGCTTCTTCTGGCCAAGTTACGAGATCTACGGCGGCGTAGCAGGTTTCTACGACCTGGGTCCTCTGGGGGCAAGACTTAAAGACAAGATAATAGCGCTGTGGCGCCACTATTTCATACGCCGCCACAGCCACATAGTAGTGGAGATAGAGACTCCGGTAATCGCCCCTGCGCGGGTGTTCGAGGCTAGCGGCCACCTAGAGCACTTCACTGACCCTATTGTCGAGTGTCTAAACTGCCGGCGCAAGTTTAGGGCCGACCACTTGATAGAGGAAAGACTGGACATCAAAGCAGAAGGCCTAAGCCTTGAAGAAATGACACGGATTATACGCGAACACAATATACGTTGCCCAGTATGCGGTGGCCCCCTGGGCGAGGTCAGAAGCTTCAACCTATTGTTCAAGACTACTATTGGCCCATACAGCGAGAACGTCGGCTACCTTCGCCCAGAGACCGCTCAAGGCATGTTTGTAGCATTCAAGAGGGTCCACGAGGTTACAAGACAGAGGCTCCCTCTAGGCATCGCGCAGATAGGCAGAGTAGCACGCAACGAGATCTCACCTAGACAGGGAATGATACGTCTCAGAGAATTCACGATAGCTGAGATGGAGTTCTTCTTCGACCCGGAGGATCCTTGGCACGGTGGCATACTCGAGGAGCTTCTAGACCGTGTAAGCCACCGGAAGCTACGCATACTCCGTACCGACGCCAAGGCTAAGGGCATTGACAAGCCCGAAGAATACGGTGTACGCGAAGCTATAGAGGAAGGCATCATAGTTACACCATGGCTTGCCTACTGGATGGCTGTGGCCCGTGACTTCATAATGGAGCTCGGTGTACCCTACGAGAATATGTACTTCGAAGAGAAGGCTCCAGAGGAGAGAGCACACTACGCAGCACAGACCTTCGACCAGCTTGTCAAGGTTAGCAGGCTAGGCTGGGTAGAGGTCTCCGGGCACGCGTATCGTACAGACTACGATCTGAGCAGACACATGAAGTATAGTGGTCAAGACCTACGCGTCTTCAAGCAGTTCAAGGAGCCCAAGGTGGTAAAGAAGCGGGTAGTGATTATTGACCGGGCCTGGGCTGGCCGCACATTCCGCCAGCGAGCTAGAGAGATACTAGAGGCTGCACAGAACCTTGACCCTGACGAAGTAGAGAAGATACTCCGCGACAAAGGCTTCATAGAGGTAGCCGGTGTAAAGATACCTGCAGAACATGTGAAAATCATAGAGAAGGTTGAGAAAGTTACAGGGAAGAGATTCATCCCACACGTAGCCGAGCCCTCATTCGGTGTTGAAAGACTGCTATTTGTAACGTTAGACTACGCCTACAGCGAGAAAGATGGCAGAGTTGTACTACGGATACCCAGACGTATAGCACCCATAGAGGCAGCTGTATTCCCTATAGTCAGGGATGAGAAGCTGGTAGAGATAGCCAGGTCTATATGGTGGAGAATCCTAGAGAACGGCATGTACGCTATATATGATGACGACGGTAGTATAGGTCGAAGGTATGCACGGGTAGATGAGATCGGCGTGCCCGCAGCTATCACCGTGGACTACCAGACACTAGAGGACAATACTGTGACGTTGAGAGATCGGGATACCTGGAAGCAGGTACGAATACCTGTAGACAGTGTAGTCGATGCCCTTAGAAGGTTCATCGAGGGTGCAGACATAACCGAGCTAGGCAAACCCATAGAGTAG
- the speB gene encoding agmatinase, whose protein sequence is MGLADLYVSRAPLYFGGVEAEPERADLLVLGAPYDATSSYRPGSRFAPRAIREAAANIEFYSLRAGIDLEDYKIADLGDVVLPVSPQEATRRLEVVVTDLIDRYPEKLTAVLGGEHSITLGVFKALAKRVKEPCLLVADAHFDLRSEYMEEQYSHASVMRRIAETFGSDRIFYIGVRAFAKEELEFARNKQIEYITSSAARLLGTREVISRVNRWIKRIGCENLYVSIDMDVYDPAYAPGVANPEPEGLEPWMLLDIVFRVVKEADVELKLFDVVETSPPYDCGGVTSVLAAKTLLEVFAAYIARRMS, encoded by the coding sequence ATGGGGTTAGCCGACCTCTACGTGTCTAGGGCACCGCTATACTTCGGCGGTGTAGAGGCAGAACCCGAGAGAGCGGATCTGCTAGTATTAGGAGCACCTTACGATGCAACATCGAGTTATCGGCCAGGTTCTCGATTTGCTCCGAGAGCTATACGTGAAGCAGCTGCTAACATAGAATTTTACTCTCTCCGGGCAGGGATAGACCTAGAAGACTACAAAATAGCCGATCTAGGCGACGTGGTGCTTCCAGTAAGTCCTCAAGAGGCTACGAGAAGACTCGAAGTTGTGGTCACGGATCTTATAGACAGATATCCAGAAAAGCTCACGGCAGTACTAGGAGGGGAACATAGTATAACTCTTGGCGTTTTCAAAGCGCTGGCCAAGCGCGTCAAAGAACCTTGTCTACTAGTTGCTGATGCACATTTCGACCTCAGAAGCGAGTATATGGAGGAACAGTACAGCCATGCTAGTGTTATGAGAAGGATAGCTGAGACGTTTGGAAGTGATCGCATCTTCTATATTGGGGTAAGAGCGTTTGCAAAAGAAGAGCTAGAATTTGCTAGGAATAAACAGATAGAATACATCACTAGTAGTGCAGCTAGACTGTTGGGTACGAGGGAGGTAATCAGCCGAGTAAATCGGTGGATAAAGAGGATAGGATGTGAAAACTTGTATGTAAGCATCGATATGGATGTGTATGATCCTGCTTATGCACCAGGTGTAGCAAACCCTGAACCAGAAGGGCTAGAGCCCTGGATGCTACTAGATATAGTGTTCCGTGTGGTAAAAGAGGCTGATGTTGAGCTGAAGCTGTTCGATGTGGTGGAGACATCACCACCATATGACTGTGGGGGAGTGACGTCAGTCTTGGCAGCCAAGACCCTGCTTGAGGTGTTTGCAGCGTATATAGCTAGGAGGATGAGTTGA
- a CDS encoding DNA-directed RNA polymerase subunit P produces MIRYKCGRCGMEFTALDLEYMPSIKCPYCGYRVVYKVRPPGRKIVKAI; encoded by the coding sequence ATGATACGTTATAAATGTGGCCGCTGCGGTATGGAGTTTACAGCACTCGACCTAGAGTACATGCCTAGTATTAAGTGCCCCTATTGCGGCTATCGCGTCGTATACAAAGTTAGACCGCCGGGCCGCAAAATAGTTAAAGCCATCTAA
- a CDS encoding B12-binding domain-containing radical SAM protein: MEALIIDALARGSYGKRMVTVDAIGAGPRTVAGVLEGLGVNVELTVAEKVLEKPHMLRKYDAVMISAMSIDEKTVARIVKMWRRQRGSRAVIIGGPIASDPDFILRVGGDIGVHGEAEPVIEKLIESGIVDEKGIDYTRLKDVCGTAYVLDSRLIVNKRCPIMTRQMWEKYRPSTRAIQGYPLYWAARVYVETVRGCSNYTIPELAEVLPEELLPDKPVPGCAYCSVIPLWGYARSRSIDLVYREVKELIDYGVHRIVLSGPDFLDYGRDWLVEPRPLVNPRNPGPNIQAIRQLLRRLTSIPEVSSGEVSIMVENVKPSLVTEAAAETLGKYLKGTPVHIGAETGDAWLLKKLGRPTTIRETVEAVKRLKKHGLRPYVYIMYCLPGETSKTIQKTVRLMETLYRVGAEKITAYRFMPLPLSALEKLAIAEIRCMYNHPVKQKAIEINKRAKKRMIGKRVRVIVVGKHPKLGKWIGYPINHGPVVVIENGNKDLREKDIVTIRIVGVPSDRMVEGVIVEKMK, encoded by the coding sequence ATGGAGGCGTTGATAATTGACGCATTAGCGAGGGGTAGCTACGGAAAACGTATGGTAACAGTAGACGCTATTGGTGCAGGACCACGCACTGTTGCTGGCGTCTTAGAGGGTCTCGGGGTAAATGTAGAACTGACAGTTGCAGAAAAGGTGCTAGAAAAACCTCATATGCTGAGAAAATATGATGCTGTGATGATAAGTGCTATGAGTATTGACGAGAAAACAGTGGCAAGGATAGTCAAGATGTGGCGTAGGCAGCGAGGGTCCCGCGCAGTAATAATCGGGGGGCCAATAGCGTCTGATCCAGACTTCATTCTGCGCGTTGGAGGCGATATAGGTGTCCACGGAGAAGCCGAGCCCGTTATAGAAAAGCTCATAGAGAGCGGTATAGTGGATGAGAAAGGGATAGACTATACAAGGCTCAAAGACGTGTGTGGTACAGCCTACGTACTAGATAGTCGGCTCATAGTTAATAAGAGATGTCCTATAATGACACGGCAGATGTGGGAAAAGTATCGTCCAAGCACTAGGGCTATACAAGGCTATCCGCTCTACTGGGCAGCCAGAGTCTATGTAGAAACTGTACGTGGCTGCAGCAACTACACTATACCAGAACTAGCAGAAGTACTCCCGGAGGAGCTGCTACCAGACAAGCCGGTGCCAGGATGTGCGTACTGTAGTGTAATCCCCTTGTGGGGATACGCTAGGAGCCGTAGTATAGATCTCGTATACAGAGAAGTTAAGGAGCTAATAGACTATGGTGTCCACCGTATCGTGTTAAGTGGTCCAGATTTCCTAGATTATGGTCGCGACTGGCTCGTAGAGCCGCGTCCTCTTGTCAACCCTCGGAATCCTGGCCCTAACATTCAGGCCATTAGACAGTTACTCCGAAGGCTCACCTCTATACCAGAAGTGTCTTCAGGCGAAGTCTCCATAATGGTTGAGAATGTTAAGCCAAGCCTCGTGACCGAGGCTGCTGCAGAAACCCTGGGCAAGTACCTTAAAGGAACTCCAGTCCATATAGGAGCAGAGACAGGTGATGCCTGGCTCCTGAAGAAACTTGGAAGACCAACGACTATACGTGAAACTGTTGAAGCTGTTAAGAGGCTTAAGAAGCACGGTCTTCGGCCATACGTCTACATAATGTACTGTCTTCCCGGCGAGACAAGCAAGACCATACAGAAAACTGTAAGACTTATGGAGACATTGTACCGGGTAGGGGCAGAAAAGATAACAGCGTATAGGTTCATGCCCTTACCACTTTCTGCACTAGAAAAATTAGCAATAGCAGAGATTAGATGCATGTATAATCATCCAGTGAAGCAAAAAGCTATAGAGATAAACAAGAGAGCAAAGAAGAGGATGATAGGTAAGAGAGTACGAGTAATAGTTGTAGGTAAACATCCCAAGCTTGGAAAGTGGATAGGGTACCCGATAAACCATGGACCTGTCGTAGTCATAGAGAATGGCAACAAGGATCTTCGCGAGAAAGATATTGTAACAATTAGGATCGTGGGAGTGCCTTCAGACCGTATGGTCGAAGGAGTAATCGTCGAGAAGATGAAATAG
- the yciH gene encoding stress response translation initiation inhibitor YciH, with product MSGDLSSLCGGLPPELCEQLAREQQVIKIKLEKRRYGREVTIIEGLDERDVDLKKLASQLKSRLATGGTYKNGRIELQGDHRHRVKEILIEMGFPEENIIIVE from the coding sequence ATGAGTGGGGATCTATCCTCCCTATGTGGTGGTCTTCCGCCAGAACTCTGCGAGCAGCTTGCTAGAGAACAGCAGGTAATCAAGATAAAGCTCGAGAAGCGTCGTTATGGCCGTGAAGTAACAATAATAGAAGGCCTTGACGAGCGCGATGTTGACTTGAAGAAGCTTGCGTCACAGCTTAAGTCTAGGCTCGCGACTGGGGGAACTTACAAGAATGGGCGAATAGAACTGCAGGGAGATCACAGGCATCGGGTCAAGGAAATTCTCATAGAGATGGGGTTCCCTGAAGAGAACATAATAATAGTAGAGTAA